CTGAGTCGCAGTTTTATATTCAGAGATAAGGTGGGACACAGCCACCCAAAGCAGGAAAGGTAGGAGTTCTCAGTCTGCATTTCCAATACAATAAAACACCAAGCCAGCACTCAAAGGAGGCTTTTATCCTCTCAGTAGCCCATAAAACCAAGAGGGGTAGCGGCCAGCTCAGGGAGCTGATGGAAGATAGGGAAGTAGAAAGCCTGACATGCAAAGATGCTAATGTGACACAAAACTGCATCAAATACTCCAGGAATGGGCTAATGCTCTAGTCTGTCATACACTGTGTATAGCTGTGATACAGCATGTCAGTCTAGTTGTCAAACCACACATGAAAGAGTGCCATAAAAAAGGGTAATGTAGGAATAGACCACATGTAGAGGTAACTGAACAGTTGCTTACTTTCTGGTTTAACTCTCCCTCCTGAGGCTGTTGTCTTTTGCTGGCTTATGTCGTATAATCTGTTGGTTGGTGCCATGACTAAGTATTCTGTGCTTGGCAAGATATGTCTTGGCTGATCTGCTCAATTCTGTCTTCTGACGCTTCTTTATGCCTACAAATACTAGTTTAGTGGCAGTTTTACTGTGGAATTGCTGCTCAGGTGCTATGAGCTGAACGCTGAAATGTTTAGCTGCTGTTGCCATGCTTTCTGCCAGCTTCCTAGTCTATATGATGGTCCATTTCTTCCTGCAGAAGACTGGGAGAGCTGCTCCTCTGTGTTGTTGCTTGGTTTGATTCTTTAGTTCAGGTAGAACTGCAACGTTGTCCACCTAAGCTTTAGAGTTTTGGGGAAAAGCTATGCCCATGCATTGTCTGCCTGATTTCTCCAGTTGGCAGAATAATCACAATTATTCTCTCTGAATCATTTAGATTTCTTGGTCTTTATGATCTCTAGTCAACTATTAGTAGAAGCTATCTTTAAAACAGTTggcttcagttttcattaaaaattattctatgCTACTTTCAATGCAGTTTCTGTACTCATTGCACTAGCAGGAAAATGCACCTTCGATTTTCCTGTGATACCCTGACTTCTGTTGTTACCTCAAAGGGATTTAGTGGACTGATGGTCCCTCAGTTCTTTTTAGGATTCCATCTCTGTTCTCTGAGGTAAACCCTAATGTTTTACATGACATATAGAGGAAAAAACATAGTAGCAGCGGGAGGATCAATGAAAACTTGCATCCCTGAGTGTGGCCAGGGTAACATTTCCGATCAGTTGCTGTGATTGTGTTCAAATTTTAACTACCTTGTTTGGCTAAGTTCTGATTCCCTAACCTTCATTAGACTTGAGAGCAAATGCTACCCTTGGAGTGATTGCCATGTCTTTCCCTGCAAATGGGATTTTCAGTcttgagctgctgcttttgtttctgatcCAACTtatactgaaaatgttttcttaactaAAATGCAGAATTTATCTTCTCATTTGGGGAACTTCTTCCTTGCAGCCTGTACTGAAGCATACTCCCAATCTGATGAACAATATGCTTGCCATCTTGGATGCCAGAACCAGTTGCCATTTGCTGAGTTAAGGCAAGAGCAAGTAAGTAGATGACATGTTTTTCAAATACCACCtacttgttttctgttcagtgtgtcttctcttctttaaatctcttcaaatgcaaaataaatcttCCTCAGGACTGAAATCTAGACGTGAGGTGAGGAGTGAGCGAGAACATGACTTCTGGCTTTTTCAtataaaagcaaatggaaaaccaGTTAATGTTGTGCTTGCAGTTAATGTCCCTGATGCCAAGAATTCATCTCCTCTTTCCTCTGACACTGGTGAGGTCATTCTGGAGTGACATGATGGATTCAGCTCAGAGCTTCATAACATCCTCATGGACTTTCTACCTTCAAGCAGATGATGGCAAAATTGTCATATTCCAGGTGCTTGCCTTTTTCATTGAGATTAATGTGTCCTGGCTGCTAAATGTTTAACTCTGCTCCTTCCAGTCACAGAAAAGACTATAAAGCACTATCAGAGTGTTTAGTTTTTGCTAGTATTTCACTGCTTGTAGGGCcagtggggaggtgggggtgggaaaaCAAAACTTAGGTGAATGGTGCACATCTTAAGGTTAATTTCCACCTTAGTTCTGAAATTGTAAATTATCAAGATCAGTGGAAGCTTGCTAGCAGGATCTCATAACtccttattttgttttagtCAAAGCCAGAAGTACAGTATGTTCCACAGCTTGATCAGGAAACTGGAGATACAAGAGGATCCTTGTCGCTGAGTAAAACAGCCTGTAAGTTGTTCTTTGTGCTTTGGAAGAGCAAATGCAAATGTTCCCTGTCAcgaggggagcggggggagaGGTTGCAGGTGgcacatgaaagaaaatttttagaAAGCTGAAATATAATTGTTTGCTGTGTAGACTGCACTATGTACACTTAGCAAAGTCTGTGGTAGAAACCAAGCTCTGCTGGAAATAGAAACGTGCAAGCTAGGGCCATTTAAAAGCTTCCTTTTATGCTCGCTGTATAGACAAACTGTGTGGCGTTTGGGTCCTCTTTTTTATGGCTTCCCTGACCACTGTATCTGCTGTTGTATTTCAGCAGACCTACGTCCAGGAAGTTCGCAGGCATACCGAGGACTTTTTGAAGAACGAGCTAATGACAGCTTTTTCAAGTGTCTTTCCATGTATGTATATTCTAGAATGTCTGTACCTAGTAGGGAGGAGAATGGCCTTTCCTCTGTGTGTATGGGGCCGCTGTTGCAACATCCCAAAAGGCTGTTAGGTTCAGGGTGTGTAGCAGTTAGAATTGTGTATCTGAcgattttgctgcttttgtgtgcTAGCCCCAGGTTACTTCCAGGCTGTTCTGCCAACTTTGATTCTTCTTTCCGTTTCAAGTGAACATCGTATTGATAAATTCCTACCTTTTGTGTGACTGTGTTCTGTGAACTGTTTAATCAATACTATGCTTTGCCTCTTCTTTAGCTCTGGATACCTTTGGgggaaaagcatttgttttgtattttgttttgggaTTGTCTTGATATGAAAGACACTGTTATGTCTCATTTCCAGGCTGAAAATATCTGGTATATCTTTATTAAAGCTTTGCTAGAGATCAGTGTATTGgttctgctttcctttgctcTGATTACTTTCTCCTTAAAAGTTTACGCATGAGGGGCCAGTGAATTGCACCCCAAATatgtaacagaaaaatctgtttttagaACTGTAAATGGGAGGATGCTAGGGTCCAATGAACAGAATCCAGCTTTCAAGTCAGATGCTAAACAGGCATTACAGTACCCAGGAGTCTGAGGTGGGCTATGTAACTGGAAGAACTAGAGACTAATGAAACAGCAGGAAATGCAGTCAAAATTGAGCCAAACTTTCTAGAGGGACCATTGTCTTGTATTCAGTATAAGAAATCTAGTaatgttcttttcatttcagaaattccAGTTGGATTTTAACCACTACACTTGTACTGTCAGTGTTGGTGCTGCTCTGGATTTGTTGCGCAACTGTAGCTACAGCTGTAGAGCAGTATGTTCCATCTGAGGTACTGCTATTTTAtaacataatatttttaatgtattcataTTATTTATCTTACAGCAGTCTAGAGACTAAGAAACATTTGGGGAGGTTCAACTAGAAagagttttttattttgtggatgTGGTTAGCAAACCAGTTTCGTTATTTAAATGATGATTTTACAGCTGAGCAATTCTCGACCATTCCTGTGGCTGGTAGGTGCTCTGAATCTTACTCGTGCAGCCCAGGTACGGTGTCTTTTGGTTTGTAGCAGTCTCCTCTCAACAGCCTTCAGATTACTCTGAACCAAACGGAGGCTGCTTGTAATTTCTCTGGGAATGAAGCTATGCTGAGTGTTGGATGGTATGTATGGCACCCAATATGGATTTAATCCCAGATGATCTGTAGTGAGAACATAAGTGACAATATATTGGTGAGCACAGAGGGTCTGAGCGGAGGGGAACTGGCGCTCTCTTAGTGCCTGGAGAGTCCTGCACTTCTGAGATAAGCAAGGcttacagtattttcaaacCGAAGGGGCTGTTACGCAAGCACTGCATCTACTGTTGTTCTGGCAGATTTAGTGCATCTCTTTTGCACTCCGGTCTAGTCCTAGCCATGAACTTGGGACGTTACAGAAAGCCTGGGTTAACTTGGGTTGAAGGGCTGCAGCCATCAGAGCCAGGAATGTAGCTGCataatgaaatgcattttattcaCACTATGGAGAGTCTTTGTCTTAAAGtaaattgtttaaatatttcagaagctgAGCATCTATGGAGATTTGGAATACATGAATGAACAAAACCTGAACAGATATCCATCCTCTGCACTTGTTGTGGTTAGATGCAAGACTGAGGAACATGAAGAAGCAGGACCACTTCCTACAAAAGTCAATCTGGCTCAGTCAGCAATTTAAACAAGTCTCCATTGGATCCAATAGACTCATTCTAACAGAGCTAGCAACTCCTGATTGTTTGTGGTGGTTCTTCAGATAAGAAGCTTAGCAGCCAgtctttaaatgcaaataaagttACAGAATCAACAAATGTCatgggattttgttttcaacCAAGTAGTGAAGATTCAGACATCTTGAATTTATGTTTGTTCCAGACATAATCACTTTTCACTGGTGTTTGCTATGTGTCTTTTTGCTTACAAAAGCTGTAAGCATGCTTTCCATACTTCTGCCACGACACTTTCAAACTTATTTGTGTGTTCTAGGATGTAATGTGTACATTCAGAGTTAGCTTTGTAAAGGTATAAGAAGTTTTAAGTAGGCAGGAGATGCCTTTTTAGTGTTGCACTTTCTGTTGTAGTTAAGAGAAAATACTATAAAATTATCTGCTGAATTTTTGTACTTGTTAATGTTCATGCACAAACAAACCCTGTCTCCActaatagaaatatattttttctacaGCATGGCAATACCCAAGATGGAAAGCATTTGGGAGGTACTGTAGGCCAGAACTTGGGTTGTGGAAGATGGAAACTTTGTTAAAACGTACGGACATATCCCTTCACACGCAGGACATAACATGGTCAATTATTTTGTCAAACTTTACCCTTTAAGTCCTAAATGCTTGTAAAGTTAGCACCTGTGTGTTCTGGAGAAATTCTACTTTCTGTTCTTGATTAACTATTCTAGTCTTGTAACTTCATTTACAGAAACAAGTTGATTCCTGAGAAATGAGAACAGACAAATAAAATTGACTGTGTAGAAAATGTTGACTATATAGCTTTTTGCTGTGGCTGATTATTGACCACAACATACTCAGTATGAAAGCCTGTCTGTAGCATTCCTCTCGTGGGCAATATGACCTGATTTTGATGTATGATTCATTAACACAACAGCAACTAACAATGTCTCTCATATTTCTAATAtattctttgtggtttttttctttgaggagATCTCTATATGCTGGTTCCTGTAGCGTTGGCAAGTTGGGGGGGTATATGGGATTTATTTTAAGGTTTCTGTAAGTGTTCGAAAGCTGGCTAGAATGCATGGTCTCCAACTCAAGGTCATGTTTTGTTGCTTATACAAAACTCCCTTGAGggtttaaaaaacccaaacaaacactTCTTCAGGTTCTGCGTTCTGGTGAGAACTGTGGAGATTCTGGAGGATACAGTGATGTGTTCCCTCGCTGCTGCTGGTGAAACTGGTTCAATAGTCGCTCCTAATTGGGCTATAACGCTGGTGGTTGTGTAACTACAGCTGATGGAACCTTGCAAGGGCAATCGTTAAGCAGGAATGTGCATTAAGTGGCCTATACAGTGCTGCCAAAAATCTAGCCTAGAAGCACTCTAAGCAGTTTTTCTGTCAGGGAGGTTTAAGAGCGTTAAGCAGCGTTTTAGCAGCGGGCAGAAATTGCAGTTTGAAGTCTTAAATTAGTGGTGCCTCTTCATGCTAAATTCTTCAGTGGGACAACATGGTAGCCCAGAAATTTGGGTGCCAGCAGCCATCGCCAGGCGCCTTTGTGTGTGGGTGGCATTACTGCAGAGGCCTTGGGCATGACTTGTGAAAATCGATGGTGTGATGTTTTTGGAACTCTGTCCACTTGCATGATAGCAGGGGTGGGAAATCCCTCTGCAGTAGTGATTCAGCCGAAATGTTCGCTCGCGCGGTGCAGACCTCAGTATACAGCGCTGGTTTGGTGCAGGATGCCAGCGTTCCGCTTGGAGCAGTATCAAACGTGATGCGTGCAACGGGTGGTCAGAAATGACTTTGTAAATATGGGCTTTAATTCAGCCATTATTGCCTGGTGGTTTATCACTGTGTTTGGGATTGCCTTTCCAGAACAGACTTCAGCAATCCCAGGTTTTTCTAACTGAATAACTAtcatggaaatgtttttgagtctgttaaaatgttttcctttactATTACGTGTAGCTGCAGAGGGAGTGTTACAGCTTCAATGAAAACTTGGCTATTTGCCTGTTTCAAATGTGTACTGTACAACCTCTGTTATGTTGATGACTTGATTACCCAAAACTTTCTCTTCCAAAATATTGCTTAGGTTCCTCGGTCTGAGTTAAACAAACAACTTCTGATTTCATTTGGCGTTGTATTGGCCTGCAACAAAGGGAGAAATCTCCGCCCAAATTTTACggcttttgtcttttgtttgctgttttaatGACACTTCAGCTAAGTGATCTGTGTACTGAAGCCCGTGATTCAGTGAAGTGCTGTTAGGTCAGGAAACTCTGTGCCTGTGGCAGTCTGTCACTTAGCACTACTGTTTCCAGAGGAGCCAGACTCTGAAGAATTTAAGTGTTGTACTTGTAAGCTCTTGTCAAAGGATCTTCCCCCAGTAAAATCAGATACTAGCTAGGCTGCAGTGATTGAACTATTTTTCAAGATTTCTAATCTAAATGGACCGTTTAAGCTATCTTGGCATTTGACTTTTCTTGTCCTACTCGGTTTTTTGTTAAACATTTGACTTACTGACATCTTTGGTTTCAGAGGCAGCAATTTGGGTTTGATCTCTGCTTGAGACCACTGAAATGAAGGAGCTTAAATTATTGAAATTGCAGGAGGAAAGCATTTTATATACTCCTCAGGCATGTGTTCAACTGAACTTGTATCAGATTCTAAATGGAATCATCTTGACACAAATAAGGCAATCTTCTCAAGTGTCTGCGGTTCATTGCTTTCAtgggctttttttccagctgctggaaTTAACAGTGGCCTCCTATCATACCGGTTATCTTGATCTGTGTTCGCTCTTCAGCTTCTCTATCTTTAGCAAAGATTTCGGGGTTTGTTGTGTTcgggtgggtttttttaccttgtTCCGATGAACTCAGTGTTCTGAACTATGAGCAGTCCTTGTTGTGGGGTAATGGGTCTGAAATCCAACTGCTGGGCTGGCTACAGCTGAGCTTTATGATCTTGGCGTAGGAAATAGGTGGTGGTAGGTTTCAGGTCTTGCAGACATTTGCCTCTTAAGAGTGGGTTTACTccacattttaaacatttccatcATAGGTAGTTTTGTGGGGTGTGCATAGCTAGCCTGCTTGACCTGGCTCTTATGTGGGGCTCTTGGCAGGCTCCATGGTCACCTGATAAGCTTTCTGAAGGCTCAAAATAGTCCTGTATCAGGTCTggttagaaatgaaaaattgctCTTTAAAGtgaaacatctgcaatttgaGATACACGAGGTTTTAACCCTTAATCTGTCATTCTTCCATTGTGTGGCAGGTGCCCAGACCCTGCAGGCTGTTCACTACTTGGCATTTGGTGTTTGCACCCCAAATCCTCCTTGGAAGAGAACTACTTAGCACCAAGTTGAACAGTGAGGTATTCCTGCGGGAAGCTTCTGCTTTGGACAAATTGCTGTGGTCGTGCGGAAGGAGGCACTCCTGAAAGGCTGTGTTTAATCCTGGCTGGTCTGTGAGCAGAGGAGTGCAGGGCTGGTGGATGCCCTTGCCGGCAGCGTATATCGGCTCGGTGTTAACGTAATGGAGAGCGAGGGGTGTGTGGGGATGGAGAAGGAAGCTGCTGTAAATGTTCTTCCATGTCGGGTGTTATTTGGCGCTTTGAATCAATTTGAGGAAACTGTCTCAGGGCCAGCTTGTAGGCAATGTAGCTGCCAGCTTCTCCCCCGCAGCCCCAGTAAGCAAGTTTTGCTGGTGCTTGGGGAGGAATCCTGGTCTGTGAGGTGGCAACAATCCACAGGACTCAAGTGCTTCTGAACCCTCCTGCAACCAAGAACAACATGAACTCCTGGAATGCTTCATGTCGgtgctttttcctcccccctaCCCCTGTGGCAAAGCTGCCTGCTCGTCATGTTTTATCCTTGAAGCTGCAAAACTCCGCTCCGCATGTGCGGTGCTGAGACCTGCAGCCCATTTAGAAGGCTGCAATCTATTTGTAAGTTCATGTTTGCTACAGGCTGAGCTGCTAAGACTTACTGCAGGCCTGGAAATTCAAGTCTGCAAGTAAAAGAGAGGACCCTGGAGGATTTGCTAATGGCTGTGCTCCTTGCCCAAGCAGGGAAGCTATTCCAGGTGGTTGTatcctgcacagctctgctgaggtCTGATCGTCTTGCAGGAGTCTGGGCTGATGCTGCTACAAGGTCGGCACGTCGGCTCTGCcttggggaggaggtggggagaaaGGAGGCTCACACGGAGATGATCAGACTCTCTTCTCCTTTATCACAAAGGGGGGGTTCTCCCTGACCAGCACGGGGTAAATGCAGTCAGCATCAGCTAGAAGTAAGCATTCATCTTCCCAACTGGCATCAGGCGTAGCGATGGGGTTCTGAGCATCCAAAATCTGCCCTGTTGTGAAACCAGGATAGAGCCAGGAGGAATGAGAAGCAAACCAGGAACCTGCTTCCAACTGGAGCTGGATCATGGGCTTGGCACTGCCCTCCCCATCCTCTCCCACCTGCGTGCCCGGGCAGCAGCACGCTCCTTGCTTTCCTACCTCTGTTGGGGTTTGTATCCTGGTAACATCACTCGTGTTAAGGTGCAGAAAGCTCCCTGCAGTCCTTCGAGCTGCTGCGAGGGCTTTAGCTCCAGGAGGCATGAACAAAACTCACCCCCAGGTATGGCCCTTCTCTTCAGGGAAGAATCTCACATGTAGCTGTCACCTAAAGTACATGTGTTCTTGGGAGTGGTGTTTGTCTGACCTTTTTTCCCACTGGAGATTTCGAGTAATTTCTACTTAACCTAATTGAATACAAAAGGGAAGTATTGATATCGAGTGCTAGACTTACATTCatgtttgttttacaaatagGTAACTAAAATTTAAAAGGTGATCTGATTGATGGCTTTGTGAATTATATCTGGGCCACGTTTCCACAGAGGCAGCTTTTGCTTGAGTGTAAAAGTAAAGGAATACATTCTGTGTTCCTGGGTAAGAGGGTATGAGAACTAGAAAGGCACATACCTTGCGTGGTTCCTGTGTGCTGCTTGGGTAAACAGTCtttcatccttttccttctaGCGAAACGGTGATGTAGCTACTTTTGATTCAACAAAGTCCTTCTCTGAAGAAAGAGGTAATGGTTAAATTGCAGAGcttaagatttttattattaaagtaTAAATCAATTGAAACTGTGTCATGTAAAATACAACCAGTATTTGTGGTCTGTTGAGACtgattcaatttttttttccctttctgtgtaGTAAACCACGCAGACTATAAAATTAATGAACTTAAGCTGGTCTTTGTTGGCCTGGAGTTGGCAGTCGTATGGTATAGTAGCACGATAGGTAATCCTTGTCTGTCACAGGCTCATATTGAGTTTGCTATAGGCTTTCTATATGTTTTAATAGCCAAACTCACTTGAGCAAATGTTGTCCATTGGAGGAGAAGGTGAGGTCTAACAGAATCAATAGCAAACCTGTAGATGGGGTTGCAACAACAGTTCATCGCTGCCATTACTTTATACGCTGTCTGTTTGCAACTGTGGTGCTTTCTGGTGAAAGGTGATGTCTTGCAGACACAGGCGTGCTGTGACTCCCCGCTCTGCTGTTAAGCTGAAATGTTGTGTGTTTGATCCTTCCTCAGGCGTGACGGAGagggtggctgctggctgcagccggGATCTCTTTGTTATCGAGCAACGGCCATGCCTTCACTTGCCTTTGTGTAACACAACAACTGAGTAAATACGAAGCACAGCTAAGGCAAATCCTGACTTTTCAATCAAAGCTCTTTAAGTTCAGAAACACCAAAATCCAATTACACACGCAGTTGTCTTCAGTGACCAGTTAATGTGTTTCTCAGATGACCacactaattttattttttttcctgtcagtctGGAAATAGGAAGGAATGCAAGAAAACACAGTGTTGGTTTAGAGGCAAAGCAGTGGTGCTGCAGATTGCTGAGATGAGGGCGGTGGATCAGCGTCACTCCTGCGTGCGCTGCTGCTGTGTTGCAATGACTGTGGGTTTGGCCTTTAGCTTCCAGATTTGGTCTCTGATGTACGTGACTTTCAGAAAGTTGGAGTCTCTGGAAGGTCGCTGCCCTTTGTACCCTGGAGATGTCTTTGGGGAGGGAACGGGCTGCTCTTCAGCCTGTTCTCACAGTTTTGAGCTAATAATTCAGCATTGTTCTGTGGGAGCGTTGAAGTCCTGGTTGGGGCAGAAAGACCAAAGCgctgtaaaatgaaattttaccCCTTGAGGAGTTTTGCCGTGAACTCTGGGGGGGCACCTGTCCCAGCCTTACACCGACCTGCCctgtgttttggctgcttttgctgtgaaAAGGGCATGGCTGTCCCACCGGTCAGGCAGGGGCTTGGCCTCCCCCATCCTTCTGCATCCGGTTGCTCTGGGTGAGCTCAGATGGAGAtgtgctgcctgtgcttttTGGTCCCAGCGCTCCATAACAGCGGTACAGGCTCTTCCACATTGCAAGCAGTGAAATTCCCTATGAGGCAGTGTTTAATCTTGTAGTTAGATATTAAATCTCAACTACCAAGACCtacaccccagcagcagccccctgccagtCCCATATGCAGAGCCCCCAAAACATCACCCCGGTGGCTCTGTGCCGTTCCCCTCCGAAACACCCCGACACCACTCAGCCCtgccagacccttccccagcccctcacctcTCGCTCTTGCCTCCCATCAGCGCGCCGCCAGCCACGCCgtgcctgctggggctgcacacAGAGGCACGTCTGCATCCCTGCTGTGGTACTGCTTGCCCTCGCCGGTGCTGTGGGCTTGGCACTGGCACTGGGACTCCTGCCGCAGGCACCAGGTTGTTATCTCAAGAGTCGTTACTGTTTCGGTAAGGGAGgcagaaaacaaatgagaagaGCCTTGGTGTCGATCACCGTGCGTGGGGTGGTTGTTCCTGGCGGAGGCCGGGAGGAAGGAGCGGGACCAGCAGGGCAGTGTGGGGCTATGCCAGCCTTGCACAGCCAGAGTCACCACTGGCTGTTCCTTGGCTCCGGTGTCCTGCTCCGTAGGTCTGTGGTTGCTCTGGGTAGCACCATCGTGCTTCAGAGTACTGGTATAGTTTTCAGACTGTGCCATGAACCTACCAGAGGTTAATCCTGGCCCTTGGTTATTTCCAGAACAACAAATGAATTTCAGAaatcctcctttctttcctttgatcTGTTCTTCTTACCATGAAAATGTTGGAAAATGAAGTGTTTCTTGCTTTGCCTTCAGTGAACCGCTTCTGTGCAGCCTCCAATAACCAGACAGGCTTCTTGTGTgatgacaaggtgacctgcatCCTGGCCAGCCAGGTCTGTGATAGAGTCAGCAACTGCAGGAATGGAGAGGATGAGCAGGAGAAACTGTGCAGTGAGTGATTTTGTTGTGACCGTCCTCCCTGGGTTCATCTTCCTGCTGTGAGATAGAGCAGCCCGTGTCCCTCTAATCCCGCTCTGTGCTTCTGGCTGTGTACATGAGGAGATGAGCCCAGCAGATCCTTTGTAGGGTACATACTTAGAGATGGCACTGCCCAGAACCAGGAATCAAAGACTCCAAGCTCCTCTGACCTTCCTACAGTTTGTTATTTGGAtgtgttgggggttttttaaaacCACGATGCAGTTTTCCTCCGTTAGTCAACCTGTATCcttatgtatttaatttattgtcCCGTTACCCTGGGGAAAAAACTCATTAAAGCAGAGGCCTCCTGGGGCAcccaaactgctgctgctggctcagccACGAGcatccctttccctccccaacCGCAGCTTCCCCATCCATTGCATCCTTCACACCCTGACACCACATGGGGAAGGACCGACCGACCCCTCCATGACAGCAGCCTTTGGTAGCTGCCACCCCCGTTTCAGCCAGTGCATCTGTGCTTGGTGCATGGAGCTCATGTGCCGTGTGTCCACCCTTGCAGGTGACTTGCCCCACAGCCTTCCAGGATTCCTGGTTTTCCGCTGCAGTAACCCTGCGTACTGGGTCTATGCCGATCAGAGGTGTAACGGGATGAACGACTGTGGAGACTGCTCTGACGAGCTAGGGAGCTGTAAGTCTCTCTTCTGGCTACTGCTGGGCAAAAGATCTTTTCTGCTGATGGACTGAGCTAGGTTGTACAGGTATGGTGCTCATCAATGCTCCTGGCAATGCCTGGAGGCTGGCATCCGTCACTAAAACACAAAATAGCTGGGATAGGACATGAGTATGAACCATGCAAGGTCCATCCCGTCAGCTGCCAAGGGCTCTGTGTCAAAGACTGGTGGCAACTGTGAGGGGAaaggctctgtgctttgcttccaGCCCCAAAAGTCGCTTTTCCTCTGTGGCTGGCTGAGTGTGGAGCGGTTTCATCATGATGCGTAGCTGTAGGCAGCAACGATCATTCAGGCTGGCCTTTGGTTGTTGGCCAGGAGGCGAGTACGtctcagggctggggggaatAAGCATGCCTCAGCAGCTTCAAAGCCATCTTGTTAAATCTCTTGCAAAATGAGCAGCAGGTTCGTTCCTGTCACCCCCCTGGTTTTGAACCTGGGGCAGGACCTGCCTGTATCAGCAGCTTTCTCTAGAGTAgcttgtttaaaagaaaaaaaacccatccccCAAACAAATAACTTATGGCTAGCTGTTCCTCCTGAGATGGCACATCTGCTATGAAGGTCATCACAACGTCACATTCTGTGGTTGTCTCCCACAAGTAGCACCAAGCGAGCGTCCTCCTCAGTGGGTTCACAGACGCAGGACCATCACCAGTGGCTTTCCCGTAGGTGCCGGGGGGTGGAAGGGTCTCTACCCACATAAGAAAGGATGTAAGAGGTCAGTGGAGCAGAagcatttctgttctctgttttcCATCCCTCCCAGTGGCCGCCTGCCCCCCGTGTGGGTCAGAGTGGTGGAACTGCAGCCCTGTGCTCTACGA
Above is a window of Falco biarmicus isolate bFalBia1 chromosome 11, bFalBia1.pri, whole genome shotgun sequence DNA encoding:
- the TMEM59 gene encoding transmembrane protein 59 isoform X1; its protein translation is MAARQGGVFCLPLALALLAGGGSGARAAGPLPAASSEAFDSVLGNTASCHRACRLTYSLHTYPKEEELYACQRGCRLFSICQFVDDGIDLNRTKQECDSACTEAYSQSDEQYACHLGCQNQLPFAELRQEQLMSLMPRIHLLFPLTLVRSFWSDMMDSAQSFITSSWTFYLQADDGKIVIFQSKPEVQYVPQLDQETGDTRGSLSLSKTASDLRPGSSQAYRGLFEERANDSFFKCLSINSSWILTTTLVLSVLVLLWICCATVATAVEQYVPSEKLSIYGDLEYMNEQNLNRYPSSALVVVRCKTEEHEEAGPLPTKVNLAQSAI
- the TMEM59 gene encoding transmembrane protein 59 isoform X2, producing MAARQGGVFCLPLALALLAGGGSGARAAGPLPAASSEAFDSVLGNTASCHRACRLTYSLHTYPKEEELYACQRGCRLFSICQFVDDGIDLNRTKQECDSACTEAYSQSDEQYACHLGCQNQLPFAELRQEQLMSLMPRIHLLFPLTLVRSFWSDMMDSAQSFITSSWTFYLQADDGKIVIFQSKPEVQYVPQLDQETGDTRGSLSLSKTAYLRPGSSQAYRGLFEERANDSFFKCLSINSSWILTTTLVLSVLVLLWICCATVATAVEQYVPSEKLSIYGDLEYMNEQNLNRYPSSALVVVRCKTEEHEEAGPLPTKVNLAQSAI
- the LDLRAD1 gene encoding low-density lipoprotein receptor class A domain-containing protein 1, giving the protein MGLALPSPSSPTCVPGQQHAPCFPTSVGVCILVTSLVLRCRKLPAVLRAAARALAPGGMNKTHPQRNGDVATFDSTKSFSEERGNARRQPRRACWGCTQRHVCIPAVVLLALAGAVGLALALGLLPQAPVNRFCAASNNQTGFLCDDKVTCILASQVCDRVSNCRNGEDEQEKLCSDLPHSLPGFLVFRCSNPAYWVYADQRCNGMNDCGDCSDELGSLAACPPCGSEWWNCSPVLYEYCSCIPRRLCRDSIQHCLSWSDEYICRP